The Nitriliruptor alkaliphilus DSM 45188 genome includes a region encoding these proteins:
- a CDS encoding flagellar biosynthetic protein FliQ, producing the protein MNDTQVLEMVTGAMFMVGKLAGPLLISALVIGVAVSLLQTVTQIQEMTLSFVPKLVGMGAILLVGGNWMLHELTGWTMALWNSLPSLVG; encoded by the coding sequence GTGAACGACACCCAGGTCCTCGAGATGGTCACCGGCGCCATGTTCATGGTGGGCAAGCTGGCCGGTCCGCTGTTGATCTCCGCGCTCGTCATCGGTGTCGCGGTGTCGCTGCTGCAGACCGTGACCCAGATCCAGGAGATGACCCTCAGCTTCGTCCCGAAGCTGGTCGGCATGGGCGCGATCCTGCTCGTCGGCGGCAACTGGATGCTGCACGAGCTGACCGGCTGGACCATGGCGCTGTGGAACTCGCTGCCGTCCCTGGTCGGCTGA
- a CDS encoding flagellar biosynthetic protein FliR, with protein MVTLDIPIDAAWAVGLMLAIIRVGSFVVVSPIIGKTVGTPARLAFTVAVGAALSYPIPTTLEVPGLIGAAVVNAVIGGVLGFLSGLIINLFSVAGGVIDFVSGLSVATVFDPLSGTQGAVFQRLFHLTAVALFLVAGGLSVLVGALFASIRVLPLDGGLAPTALLPETVMTLVSTLFRAGVELVLPIMGVLLMLELALGLAARFSPQANILMLGLPMKILAAITVVGAAFILFPDAMVDVQRTVGEASEAALRGLGGLPAATDAGGA; from the coding sequence GTGGTGACCCTCGACATCCCGATCGACGCCGCCTGGGCGGTGGGCTTGATGCTCGCCATCATCCGGGTCGGCTCGTTCGTGGTGGTCTCACCGATCATCGGCAAGACCGTCGGCACACCCGCCCGCCTGGCGTTCACCGTGGCCGTCGGCGCGGCGCTCAGCTACCCGATCCCGACCACGCTCGAGGTCCCGGGCCTCATCGGGGCGGCGGTCGTCAACGCCGTCATCGGTGGCGTCCTCGGGTTCCTCAGCGGGCTGATCATCAACCTGTTCTCGGTGGCCGGTGGCGTGATCGACTTCGTGTCCGGTCTGTCCGTCGCGACGGTCTTCGACCCCCTGTCGGGCACCCAGGGTGCGGTCTTCCAGCGGCTGTTCCACCTGACCGCCGTGGCCCTCTTCCTGGTGGCGGGCGGCCTCAGCGTGCTCGTCGGAGCGCTGTTCGCGTCGATCCGCGTCCTGCCGCTCGACGGCGGGCTCGCGCCGACGGCGCTCCTGCCCGAGACCGTCATGACCCTCGTCAGCACCCTCTTCCGCGCCGGGGTCGAGCTCGTCCTACCCATCATGGGCGTGCTGCTGATGCTCGAGCTGGCCCTCGGTCTGGCGGCCCGGTTCTCGCCGCAGGCCAACATCCTGATGCTCGGCCTGCCCATGAAGATCCTGGCGGCCATCACGGTGGTGGGTGCCGCCTTCATCCTCTTCCCGGACGCCATGGTCGACGTGCAGCGCACCGTGGGCGAGGCGAGCGAGGCAGCGCTGCGGGGCCTCGGTGGCCTCCCGGCCGCGACGGACGCCGGCGGCGCTTGA
- a CDS encoding EscU/YscU/HrcU family type III secretion system export apparatus switch protein, translated as MSAAKDGRTEKATPQRRKKAREDGQVARSQEVAIATSFVALLAAFAVAGRPAIDAAMNALRTNFLGAGHPDALAAVGASSLRLGLVMAGPFLVITSFFALASSIAQVGFRLNMKLAKPKLKNLNPKKGMEKLKPATAGWELVRSTAKLAAVAVVVSPMLMSWRDHLGTDRTLAGGIDRLTGVYGTIIMRAAMLALVIAIADIVYQRRKFEKQIRMSKHDIKREYKDSEGDPQIKAARRRRQSELSRNRMLRDAASADVLLVNPTHLAVALRYDPIDGAPRVIAKGADKVADKLRAIAGRNGIPITADKPLARTLYKTCKVGHHVPASLYEAVAVVLAVAYRRSGRGPASRPLEGPTTGRRTVVRAAA; from the coding sequence GTGTCCGCAGCGAAGGACGGCCGCACCGAGAAGGCCACCCCGCAGCGCCGCAAGAAGGCGCGCGAGGACGGCCAGGTCGCGCGCTCCCAGGAGGTCGCCATCGCGACCTCGTTCGTGGCGCTGCTCGCCGCCTTCGCCGTGGCCGGACGCCCAGCCATCGACGCGGCCATGAACGCCCTGCGGACCAACTTCCTCGGTGCCGGACACCCGGATGCGCTGGCTGCCGTCGGCGCGTCGAGCCTGCGTCTCGGCCTCGTGATGGCCGGTCCCTTCCTGGTCATCACCTCCTTCTTCGCCCTGGCGTCGTCGATCGCCCAGGTGGGCTTCCGACTCAACATGAAGCTCGCCAAGCCGAAGCTCAAGAACCTCAACCCCAAGAAGGGGATGGAGAAGCTCAAGCCCGCGACGGCTGGTTGGGAGCTGGTGCGATCGACGGCCAAGCTCGCCGCCGTGGCGGTGGTCGTCTCGCCCATGCTGATGAGCTGGCGTGACCACCTCGGGACGGACCGCACCCTCGCCGGTGGGATCGACCGCCTCACGGGTGTCTACGGGACGATCATCATGCGGGCCGCCATGCTCGCCCTGGTCATCGCCATCGCCGACATCGTCTACCAGCGGCGCAAGTTCGAGAAGCAGATCCGCATGTCGAAGCACGACATCAAGCGGGAGTACAAGGACAGCGAGGGCGACCCACAGATCAAGGCCGCCCGCCGTCGCCGCCAGAGCGAGCTGTCCCGCAACCGGATGCTGCGCGATGCCGCCAGCGCCGACGTGCTGCTGGTCAACCCGACCCACCTCGCCGTGGCCCTGCGCTACGACCCCATCGACGGAGCTCCTCGCGTGATCGCCAAGGGGGCGGACAAGGTCGCCGACAAACTGCGTGCCATCGCTGGCCGCAACGGCATCCCGATCACCGCCGACAAGCCGCTCGCGCGGACCCTGTACAAGACGTGCAAGGTCGGCCACCACGTGCCGGCGTCGCTCTACGAGGCCGTCGCGGTCGTGCTCGCGGTGGCCTACCGCCGCAGCGGTCGCGGGCCCGCCAGCCGTCCGCTCGAGGGGCCGACCACCGGTCGTCGCACCGTCGTGCGGGCGGCAGCGTGA
- a CDS encoding flagellar biosynthesis protein FlhA produces the protein MKGRLDTPVRGAMMRRTVVPFVIIGAVVTMVVPIPPALLDLLLALNLAFAILIMLAVLTMRDTLQLSSFPSLILITTLMRLALNVSSTRLILLDGYAGKVIATFGEFVIGGSIVVGLVVFLILVVIQFAVITSGAGRVAEVGARFALDAMPGKQMAIDADLAAGLIDEEEAKSRRSRIARESDFYGAMDGASKFVKGDAIAGIVIVIINLVGGLVIGAAMNGMAIGEAAATYSLLTVGDGLVSQIPALLVSAATGLLVSRVDDEEDLGPTVGRQLFRDPLVLRIGAVVTGALMLLPGLPKLPFFVIVVALAFASTRAAAAEKAAPATTDASGGAVLPPPDPDDPKVLIEQLRVEPIELHLAYDVLDLTDHERGGDLLQRVRSLRRQVAEELGVVLPLVRTLDDVTLEPSTYRILLHGVEVARGGAPRDRVLALPAGDDADLGGVQGEETVEPVFGLRAFWVPVEARSRVTAAGATVVDRSSVIVTHLAEVARTHAADLLSRQQVQELVASLRYDEPLLADEVGTETLPIALLHEVLRELLRDRVPIRDLGRIIEAVAGKARETRAIDQLVAAARVAVGGAIVARIAPRGELGVITLLPELEGELHEHVRDIDGCMQLLLDPSRLAPLLAEAAQLAQGGDGRPAVVVCGQLLRGPLRAAFGAAGLDLPVLAYPELPAHAQLVVIGSLGAANVDA, from the coding sequence GTGAAGGGCCGCCTCGACACCCCCGTCCGCGGTGCCATGATGCGTCGAACGGTCGTGCCGTTCGTGATCATCGGCGCCGTCGTCACCATGGTGGTGCCGATCCCACCGGCGCTGCTCGACCTGCTGCTCGCGCTCAACCTCGCCTTCGCCATCCTGATCATGCTGGCCGTGCTCACGATGCGCGACACCCTCCAGCTGTCGAGCTTCCCGTCCCTGATCCTGATCACGACGCTGATGCGCCTCGCGCTGAACGTCTCCTCGACGCGCCTCATCCTCCTGGACGGCTACGCGGGCAAGGTCATCGCCACCTTCGGTGAGTTCGTCATCGGCGGTTCGATCGTCGTCGGCCTCGTGGTCTTCCTGATCCTGGTCGTCATCCAGTTCGCCGTCATCACCAGCGGTGCCGGCCGCGTCGCCGAGGTGGGGGCCCGCTTCGCCCTCGACGCGATGCCCGGCAAGCAGATGGCCATCGACGCCGACCTCGCCGCCGGCCTCATCGACGAGGAGGAGGCCAAGAGCCGCCGCAGCCGCATCGCCCGCGAGTCCGACTTCTACGGGGCGATGGACGGTGCGTCGAAGTTCGTCAAGGGCGACGCGATCGCCGGCATCGTGATCGTGATCATCAACCTCGTCGGTGGCCTCGTCATCGGCGCGGCGATGAACGGCATGGCCATCGGCGAGGCCGCCGCGACCTACTCGCTGCTGACCGTCGGCGACGGGCTGGTCAGCCAGATCCCCGCCCTCCTGGTCTCGGCCGCGACCGGTCTGCTGGTCTCGCGCGTCGACGACGAGGAGGACCTCGGACCGACCGTCGGACGCCAGCTCTTCCGCGACCCCCTCGTGCTGCGCATCGGTGCCGTGGTCACCGGCGCGCTGATGCTGCTGCCCGGTCTGCCCAAGCTCCCCTTCTTCGTGATCGTGGTCGCCCTGGCGTTCGCCAGCACCCGAGCGGCCGCCGCCGAGAAGGCTGCGCCCGCGACGACCGACGCGTCGGGCGGCGCCGTCCTGCCGCCACCCGACCCGGACGACCCCAAGGTGCTCATCGAGCAGCTGCGGGTCGAGCCGATCGAGCTCCACCTCGCCTACGACGTGCTCGACCTCACCGACCACGAGCGTGGCGGCGACCTGCTCCAGCGGGTGCGATCGCTGCGCCGCCAGGTGGCCGAGGAGCTCGGTGTCGTCCTGCCGCTGGTGCGGACCCTCGACGACGTCACCCTCGAGCCCTCGACCTACCGGATCCTGTTGCACGGCGTCGAGGTGGCCAGGGGCGGCGCGCCGCGCGACCGCGTGCTGGCCCTGCCTGCCGGTGACGACGCCGACCTCGGTGGGGTGCAGGGCGAGGAGACGGTCGAACCCGTCTTCGGACTGCGTGCCTTCTGGGTCCCCGTTGAGGCCCGCAGTCGGGTCACCGCCGCCGGCGCGACCGTGGTCGACCGTTCGTCGGTCATCGTCACCCACCTCGCCGAGGTCGCCCGCACCCACGCGGCCGACCTGCTGTCGCGCCAGCAGGTCCAGGAGCTGGTCGCCTCGCTGCGCTACGACGAGCCGCTCCTGGCCGACGAGGTCGGCACCGAGACCCTGCCGATCGCCCTGCTGCACGAGGTCCTCCGCGAGCTGCTGCGCGACCGCGTCCCGATCCGCGACCTCGGTCGCATCATCGAGGCCGTCGCAGGCAAGGCGCGTGAGACCCGGGCGATCGACCAGCTCGTGGCCGCGGCCCGGGTCGCCGTGGGTGGCGCGATCGTGGCGCGCATCGCCCCCCGTGGTGAGCTCGGTGTCATCACGCTGCTGCCGGAGCTGGAGGGTGAGCTCCACGAGCACGTCCGCGACATCGACGGGTGCATGCAGCTCCTGCTCGACCCGTCCCGCCTCGCGCCGTTGCTCGCCGAAGCGGCGCAGCTCGCGCAGGGCGGCGACGGCCGACCCGCCGTCGTCGTCTGCGGGCAGCTGCTCCGGGGGCCCCTGCGGGCCGCCTTCGGCGCGGCCGGCCTCGATCTACCTGTCCTCGCCTACCCGGAGCTGCCGGCGCACGCCCAGCTCGTCGTGATCGGATCCCTCGGTGCTGCGAACGTCGATGCCTGA
- a CDS encoding acyl-CoA dehydrogenase, with amino-acid sequence MSAPDAVITGSTPDTDLTARLRRVLDGRWAEVREATREELRRPELAPGTGLPPDEHRARVMDQLRLLGTTEGPRLLFPEAYGGGGDLGGAVTSFEMLAMGDLSLLVKAGVQFGLFGGAIMNLGNEEHRSTLLPQVMTAELPGCFAMTETGHGSDVASIRTSATYDASTDELMIHTPDEDARKDYIGNAARDGRLAVVFCQLITPSGSHGVHGVLVPIRDEDGQPLPGVTITDCGHKAGLNGVDNGRLSFSGVRVPRTNLLDRYGQVAPDGAYTSRIDDEARRFFTTLGTLVQGRISVSGAALSAAKVGLAIAVRYGLVRRQFKAPGVDREIVLLDYRQHQRRLLPLVATTYALHAAQESLVADLDESFDGAALAAGEDDEIPDRRVLESMAAAIKTATTWHATQAIQTAREACGGAGYLSENRLPELKADTDVFTTFEGDNTVLLQLVAKGLLTDFRDDFGSLDTLGTVRFVADQVVETVVERTAARRLFKVITSVVPGRDEDAALRDRNWQLELFAWREEHIVSSVARRLQRAMKGGGDAFAAFNEVQDHVLAAAQAHIDRVVLERFCARIDACQDAEVAALLSSVRDLHALSLLERERGWFLEHGRLSSARTKAITAEINRLCAELRPHAERLVDAWAIPDEVLAAPIALGAEAARQDAKHHGT; translated from the coding sequence GTGTCCGCACCCGACGCTGTGATCACGGGGAGCACGCCCGACACCGACCTGACCGCGCGCCTGCGCCGCGTCCTCGATGGCCGATGGGCCGAGGTGCGCGAGGCCACGCGTGAGGAGCTGCGCCGTCCCGAGCTGGCCCCGGGCACCGGACTGCCGCCCGACGAGCACCGCGCGCGGGTGATGGACCAGCTGCGGCTGCTCGGCACGACCGAAGGGCCGCGCCTGCTGTTCCCCGAGGCGTACGGAGGTGGCGGTGATCTCGGCGGCGCCGTGACCTCGTTCGAGATGCTGGCGATGGGTGACCTGTCGCTGCTGGTGAAGGCCGGGGTGCAGTTCGGGCTCTTCGGCGGCGCGATCATGAACCTCGGCAACGAGGAGCACCGCTCCACGCTGCTGCCGCAGGTGATGACCGCCGAGCTGCCCGGCTGCTTCGCCATGACCGAGACGGGGCACGGCTCGGACGTGGCCTCCATCCGGACGAGCGCGACCTACGACGCGTCCACCGACGAGCTGATGATCCACACGCCCGACGAGGACGCCCGTAAGGACTACATCGGCAACGCCGCGCGGGACGGTCGGCTGGCGGTGGTGTTCTGCCAGCTCATCACGCCGTCGGGCAGCCACGGGGTGCACGGGGTCCTGGTCCCCATCCGCGACGAGGACGGCCAGCCGCTGCCCGGGGTGACCATCACCGACTGCGGCCACAAGGCGGGGCTGAACGGGGTCGACAACGGGCGGCTGTCGTTCTCCGGCGTCCGGGTACCGCGGACCAACCTCCTCGACCGCTACGGGCAGGTCGCGCCCGACGGCGCCTACACCTCGCGGATCGACGACGAGGCGCGCCGGTTCTTCACCACCCTCGGCACGCTCGTTCAGGGGCGCATCAGCGTGTCGGGTGCGGCGCTGTCGGCCGCCAAGGTGGGCCTCGCGATCGCGGTCCGCTACGGGCTCGTGCGGCGGCAGTTCAAGGCCCCGGGGGTCGACCGCGAGATCGTCCTCCTCGACTACCGCCAGCACCAGCGCCGCCTCCTGCCGCTGGTGGCCACGACCTACGCGCTGCACGCGGCCCAGGAGTCGCTCGTCGCGGACCTCGACGAGTCCTTCGACGGCGCGGCGCTCGCCGCCGGCGAGGACGACGAGATCCCCGATCGTCGGGTCCTCGAATCGATGGCCGCCGCGATCAAGACCGCGACGACCTGGCACGCCACCCAGGCGATCCAGACGGCCCGCGAGGCCTGCGGTGGTGCGGGCTACCTCTCGGAGAACCGCCTCCCCGAACTGAAGGCCGACACCGACGTCTTCACCACCTTCGAGGGCGACAACACCGTCCTGCTGCAGCTCGTGGCCAAGGGCCTGCTGACCGACTTCCGGGACGACTTCGGGTCGCTCGACACGCTCGGGACGGTCCGCTTCGTCGCGGATCAGGTCGTCGAGACGGTCGTGGAGCGGACCGCCGCGCGGCGCCTGTTCAAGGTCATCACCTCGGTGGTGCCCGGCCGTGACGAGGACGCCGCCCTCCGCGACCGCAACTGGCAACTCGAGCTGTTCGCGTGGCGTGAGGAGCACATCGTCAGCTCCGTGGCCCGACGCCTCCAGCGCGCCATGAAAGGGGGTGGTGACGCGTTCGCGGCGTTCAACGAGGTGCAGGATCACGTCCTGGCGGCGGCGCAGGCCCACATCGATCGGGTCGTCCTGGAACGGTTCTGTGCACGTATCGACGCGTGTCAGGACGCCGAGGTCGCCGCGTTGCTCTCGTCGGTTCGCGATCTGCACGCGCTGTCCCTGCTCGAGCGCGAGCGCGGATGGTTCCTCGAGCACGGCCGCCTCTCGAGCGCCCGCACCAAGGCCATCACCGCCGAGATCAACCGGCTCTGCGCCGAGCTCCGTCCCCACGCGGAGCGGTTGGTGGACGCCTGGGCCATCCCCGACGAGGTCCTCGCGGCCCCGATCGCGCTCGGCGCCGAGGCGGCCCGGCAGGACGCGAAGCACCACGGCACGTGA